A genomic stretch from Bordetella sp. N includes:
- the gatB gene encoding Asp-tRNA(Asn)/Glu-tRNA(Gln) amidotransferase subunit GatB → MNWEIVIGLETHTQLSTDSKIFSGSSTRFGASPNTQANPVDLALPGSLPVMNRGAVERAIRFGLAVGGQVAPRSVFARKNYFYPDLPKGYQISQYELPVVVGGSLSFFVGDQPLTVNLTRAHLEEDAGKSQHEDFHLSSGAPASGIDLNRAGTPLLEIVTEPEMRSAAQAVAYARALHSLVVWLGICDGNMQEGSFRCDANVSVRPVGQAEFGTRTEIKNVNSFRFLERAILFEAARQIELIEDGGTVVQETRLYDADRDETRSMRSKEDAHDYRYFPDPDLPTLVIRPEWVEQVRQSMPELPSAKRDRFAQEYGLSEYDAAQLTFSRGMADYFEAVAQALPAGQAKLAANWVMGEVAATLNREEKDIEQAPVPAATLAALIARIIDGTISNKIARDVFGAMWAGENGGQPDAIIEARGLKQISDSGAIGAMIDEVLAANPAIVEEFRAGKQKAFNSLVGQIMKAAKGKANPQQVNDLLKQKLEG, encoded by the coding sequence ATGAACTGGGAAATCGTCATCGGCCTGGAAACGCATACGCAGCTTTCCACCGACTCCAAGATTTTTTCGGGCAGCAGCACGCGCTTCGGCGCGTCGCCCAACACCCAGGCCAATCCGGTTGACCTGGCCTTGCCCGGCAGCCTGCCGGTGATGAACCGTGGCGCGGTCGAACGCGCCATCCGCTTCGGTCTGGCGGTGGGCGGGCAGGTTGCGCCGCGCTCGGTGTTCGCGCGCAAGAACTACTTCTATCCCGACCTGCCCAAGGGCTATCAGATCAGCCAGTACGAGCTGCCGGTGGTGGTGGGCGGTTCGCTGTCCTTCTTCGTCGGCGACCAGCCGCTGACCGTCAACCTGACGCGCGCGCATCTGGAAGAAGACGCCGGCAAGTCGCAGCACGAAGACTTTCACCTGTCGTCCGGCGCGCCGGCCAGCGGCATCGATTTGAACCGCGCGGGCACGCCGCTGCTGGAAATCGTCACCGAGCCGGAAATGCGTTCGGCCGCGCAGGCCGTAGCCTATGCGCGCGCGCTGCACAGCCTGGTGGTGTGGCTGGGCATCTGCGACGGCAATATGCAGGAAGGCTCCTTCCGCTGCGACGCCAACGTATCGGTGCGGCCGGTCGGCCAGGCCGAGTTCGGCACGCGCACCGAGATCAAGAACGTCAACTCCTTCCGCTTCCTGGAACGCGCCATTCTGTTCGAAGCGGCGCGCCAGATCGAGCTGATCGAAGACGGCGGCACGGTGGTGCAGGAAACCCGCCTGTACGACGCCGACCGCGACGAAACGCGCAGCATGCGCAGCAAGGAAGACGCGCACGACTATCGCTATTTCCCCGACCCCGACCTGCCCACGCTGGTGATCCGGCCGGAGTGGGTGGAGCAGGTGCGCCAGTCCATGCCCGAACTGCCTTCGGCCAAGCGTGACCGCTTCGCGCAGGAGTACGGGTTGTCGGAATACGATGCCGCGCAACTGACCTTCAGCCGCGGCATGGCGGATTACTTCGAAGCCGTCGCGCAGGCCTTGCCGGCGGGCCAGGCCAAGCTGGCGGCCAACTGGGTGATGGGCGAAGTGGCGGCCACCTTGAATCGCGAGGAAAAGGACATCGAGCAGGCGCCGGTACCCGCGGCCACGCTGGCGGCCTTGATCGCGCGCATCATCGACGGCACCATCTCCAACAAGATCGCGCGTGACGTCTTCGGCGCCATGTGGGCCGGCGAAAACGGCGGCCAGCCGGATGCCATCATCGAAGCGCGTGGCCTGAAGCAGATCAGCGACAGCGGCGCCATCGGCGCCATGATCGATGAAGTGCTGGCGGCCAACCCCGCGATCGTCGAAGAGTTCCGGGCCGGTAAGCAGAAGGCCTTCAACTCCTTGGTCGGGCAGATCATGAAAGCCGCCAAGGGCAAAGCCAACCCGCAGCAGGTCAACGATCTGTTGAAGCAAAAACTGGAGGGGTAG